Proteins encoded in a region of the Cryomorphaceae bacterium 1068 genome:
- a CDS encoding FtsX-like permease family protein, translating into MGTNKAGFGWLTKMALRDSRRNASRLLLFMSSIVLGIAALVAINSFGENLNDEIDGEAKALLGADLEISSRTPIPDEVRQRFDSLGFEMSEEMSFASMVYFPKNDGTRLINVRAVEENFPFYGEIITEPAGKATKFTEGQKALIDQTLLLQFDAFPGDSVKVGEVTFLIEGSVLEVPGQSAITTTVAPPVFIPLRLMEETGLNQLGSRINYKIYAKYPEGFDNAVFTEYLSPWLETTELSFDDVAERKEEIGDAYSDLTGFLNLTAFVALILGCIGVAGSVHIYLKEKTTAVAVLRVLGASGRQAMAIFLIQVLAMALIGSVLGASLGAAIQYFLPALFDDFLLVDVAISLSWSSILEGILTGVIAAVLFALLSLVRLRKISPLRAIRTSLEPAVKDKAPWVAGAGILVFILIFSRLQLNEWSSALSFSLGILVAFAILAGLAQLAIYFAKRFFPSRSPFVWRQGLANLYRPNNQTLILVVTIGLGTALITTLFISQELLVDKVKLTSAPESRPNMVLFDIQSNQVENVRELTQKSGLPVISEVPIVTMRLEGIKGRGIEELRADTTANIRDWVLSREYRVSYRDSLSESETLLSGQWQENYKGSGDSIFVSLEKRLREDMNVDLGDELIFNVQGARLKTYVGSIREVDWQRMQTNFLVVFPKGVLENAPKFHVLLTRFESPDQSASFQQKLVKQFPNISVIDLQLVLETIDTVLSKVSFAIRFMAFFSIFTGLLVLTGSVLISKYQRMQESVLLRTLGARRNQILLINAMEYFLLGSLAAMSGIVIALMAGSLLAWLSFETTLTPDLLVLLGVYLTITSLTVLIGLSNSRSILNKPPLEVLRKVV; encoded by the coding sequence ATGGGAACGAATAAAGCAGGATTCGGTTGGTTGACAAAAATGGCTTTGCGCGACAGCCGCAGAAATGCCTCGCGACTTCTCCTTTTTATGAGTAGCATCGTTTTGGGTATTGCCGCCTTGGTGGCCATCAATTCCTTTGGCGAAAACCTAAACGATGAGATCGATGGAGAAGCCAAAGCACTGCTCGGCGCCGACCTCGAAATAAGTAGCCGCACGCCGATTCCTGATGAAGTGAGGCAACGTTTTGACTCGCTCGGATTTGAAATGTCTGAGGAAATGAGCTTTGCCTCCATGGTTTACTTTCCCAAGAATGACGGCACGAGACTCATCAACGTGCGAGCGGTGGAAGAGAACTTTCCCTTTTACGGAGAGATCATTACCGAGCCTGCCGGCAAAGCGACCAAGTTTACCGAAGGGCAAAAAGCCTTAATAGATCAAACACTCTTGCTCCAATTTGACGCCTTTCCCGGCGATTCAGTGAAGGTTGGAGAAGTGACCTTCCTCATCGAAGGTAGCGTGCTGGAAGTGCCCGGGCAATCTGCCATCACCACCACGGTTGCACCTCCCGTTTTCATTCCCCTTCGCCTGATGGAAGAAACGGGGCTGAATCAATTGGGAAGCCGAATTAATTATAAGATTTACGCAAAGTATCCCGAGGGATTTGACAATGCCGTTTTTACAGAATACCTCTCACCTTGGCTCGAAACAACCGAATTGAGTTTCGATGATGTGGCTGAGCGAAAAGAGGAAATTGGAGATGCTTATTCAGACCTTACGGGTTTTTTGAACCTGACGGCTTTCGTAGCTCTCATCTTGGGATGTATTGGTGTGGCGGGTTCCGTCCATATTTACCTCAAAGAAAAAACCACGGCAGTGGCGGTTCTCCGCGTTCTCGGTGCTTCGGGTCGGCAAGCAATGGCCATTTTCTTGATCCAAGTGCTGGCAATGGCCCTAATCGGGTCAGTGCTAGGAGCATCGCTGGGGGCGGCCATTCAGTATTTTCTACCCGCTCTTTTCGACGATTTCCTTTTGGTAGATGTGGCTATTAGTCTCAGCTGGTCTTCTATTCTCGAAGGCATTCTCACTGGAGTGATTGCCGCCGTGCTATTTGCTCTTCTTTCCCTGGTGCGTTTACGAAAGATATCGCCACTTAGGGCCATTCGCACTTCCCTTGAGCCGGCCGTTAAGGATAAAGCGCCATGGGTGGCGGGAGCAGGAATTCTCGTCTTTATCCTTATTTTTTCGCGATTGCAGCTCAACGAGTGGAGCAGTGCCCTTTCTTTTTCGCTAGGCATTCTGGTAGCTTTCGCCATCTTGGCGGGGCTGGCGCAACTAGCCATCTATTTCGCCAAGCGCTTTTTCCCTTCGAGGAGCCCTTTCGTATGGCGGCAGGGCTTGGCCAATCTCTACCGACCGAATAATCAAACACTCATTCTGGTGGTCACCATTGGGCTGGGAACCGCTCTGATCACTACGCTTTTTATCAGTCAGGAGCTTCTTGTCGACAAGGTGAAGTTGACCTCCGCACCCGAGAGCCGCCCCAACATGGTACTTTTTGATATCCAATCAAATCAGGTAGAAAATGTGCGGGAACTAACCCAGAAAAGTGGCCTACCCGTGATCAGTGAAGTGCCCATCGTCACTATGCGACTGGAAGGCATTAAAGGCCGGGGCATAGAAGAGTTGAGAGCCGATACTACTGCCAACATCCGCGACTGGGTTTTGAGCAGGGAGTACCGTGTGAGCTACCGTGACAGCCTCAGCGAATCGGAAACATTGCTGAGCGGTCAATGGCAGGAAAATTACAAAGGAAGCGGCGACAGCATTTTCGTGTCACTCGAGAAGCGACTTCGTGAAGACATGAACGTAGATCTCGGTGATGAACTCATTTTCAATGTACAAGGCGCTCGCTTGAAAACCTATGTGGGGAGTATTCGAGAAGTAGATTGGCAGCGAATGCAAACCAATTTTCTGGTAGTGTTCCCGAAAGGAGTATTGGAAAATGCCCCGAAATTTCACGTTCTGCTCACGCGGTTTGAATCACCCGATCAATCCGCTTCTTTTCAGCAAAAATTGGTAAAGCAATTCCCAAACATATCCGTCATTGACCTGCAATTGGTATTGGAAACCATCGACACGGTGCTTTCCAAGGTGAGCTTTGCCATTCGTTTTATGGCCTTCTTCAGCATATTCACCGGATTGCTGGTGCTCACGGGCTCAGTGCTTATCAGCAAATACCAACGCATGCAAGAGAGTGTTTTACTACGCACCCTCGGCGCTCGGCGAAATCAGATACTTCTGATTAATGCCATGGAGTATTTTCTATTGGGAAGCTTGGCGGCCATGTCGGGTATTGTAATTGCTTTGATGGCAGGAAGCCTATTGGCTTGGCTCAGTTTCGAAACCACTCTCACGCCCGATTTATTGGTCCTTCTCGGGGTTTACCTTACCATCACTTCGCTCACCGTATTAATCGGACTCAGCAATAGCCGTAGTATTTTAAATAAGCCTCCCCTTGAGGTACTGAGGAAAGTGGTATAA
- a CDS encoding arylesterase, translating into MLINNIKLLVVTTGLLVFSACGDTAPKEETAKTTQSTTVNTERAEDKQVILFFGNSLTAGYGVKTEESFPALIQQRIDSLGLNYEVINAGVSGETTATGLNRLDWVLGNYEVNIFVLELGANDGLRGLPPEQTQKNLLEIIDKVRALEKGVEVILAGMMVPPSMGSEYMAAYNPIFKEIALNKDIELIPFLLQGVGGIDSLNQDDGIHPNPKGNLIVRENVWEILGPMLEQ; encoded by the coding sequence ATGCTAATTAACAATATTAAACTGCTCGTCGTCACCACGGGACTCTTGGTTTTTTCTGCTTGTGGTGATACCGCTCCAAAGGAGGAGACGGCAAAAACGACTCAATCTACCACAGTAAATACGGAGCGAGCTGAGGACAAACAGGTGATTCTCTTTTTTGGCAATAGCCTCACGGCGGGTTATGGCGTGAAAACAGAGGAAAGTTTTCCTGCCTTAATCCAACAGCGCATCGACTCGCTTGGGTTAAACTATGAGGTGATCAATGCAGGTGTAAGCGGTGAGACAACTGCTACGGGTCTCAATCGCCTCGATTGGGTACTCGGTAATTATGAGGTGAATATTTTCGTGCTCGAACTGGGCGCCAATGATGGATTACGCGGCCTCCCGCCCGAGCAGACTCAAAAGAACCTACTGGAAATCATCGATAAAGTGCGTGCGCTAGAGAAAGGGGTAGAAGTAATTCTGGCAGGTATGATGGTGCCACCGAGCATGGGCTCAGAATACATGGCAGCTTACAACCCCATTTTCAAAGAAATCGCTCTTAACAAGGACATCGAACTTATCCCTTTTCTTTTGCAGGGAGTCGGAGGAATAGATTCACTTAATCAAGATGATGGGATACACCCTAACCCTAAGGGAAATCTTATTGTACGCGAAAACGTGTGGGAAATATTGGGGCCTATGCTTGAGCAATAG
- a CDS encoding aminopeptidase, producing MPNKFILGATALAITLSASAQDGETIKIKPESGYSFTVVKDIEATPVQNQNRTGTCWSFSALGFFESELIRTGAGEHNLSEMYVVNNTYKEKADRYVRMHGHTNFGAGGAFVDIAHVWEKYGMVPEEVYDGLEYGTETHNHSELDNILTAYVEAVVENKQKNLTTSWQKGYDAVVEAYLGEVPSEFEYRGKRYTPKTYAEDLGLNMDDYVSITSYTHHPFYEKFVLEIPDNWLHVQSYNLPIEELMRVMEESVMNGYSFAWGADVSEKGFAFREGLAILPEDESTIDVKGKDNNQFNDAGADKISNAFETPVKQLDVDQEMRQEQFDNWQTTDDHGMQITGIVEDQNGDKYFLVKNSWGTKYNNLDGYFFASEAYAKLKTMNIYLHKDAIPKDIAKKLGL from the coding sequence ATGCCTAACAAATTTATACTCGGGGCTACGGCTTTGGCGATTACCCTGAGCGCGAGTGCGCAAGACGGTGAAACCATCAAAATAAAGCCCGAAAGCGGCTATTCATTCACAGTAGTGAAAGACATCGAAGCTACCCCGGTTCAGAATCAAAACCGCACCGGAACTTGCTGGAGCTTTTCTGCTTTAGGCTTTTTCGAAAGCGAACTCATTCGGACAGGTGCAGGTGAACACAACCTAAGCGAGATGTACGTAGTAAACAATACCTACAAGGAAAAAGCAGATCGATACGTGCGGATGCATGGCCACACTAATTTTGGTGCAGGTGGTGCTTTTGTAGACATTGCCCACGTGTGGGAAAAGTACGGAATGGTACCCGAAGAAGTCTATGACGGATTGGAGTACGGCACAGAAACCCACAACCACTCGGAACTGGACAATATATTGACAGCCTATGTGGAAGCGGTAGTAGAAAACAAACAAAAGAATCTTACTACAAGCTGGCAAAAAGGCTACGACGCAGTAGTAGAAGCTTACCTTGGGGAGGTACCATCAGAGTTTGAATACCGCGGAAAGCGCTACACTCCTAAAACCTATGCTGAAGATTTGGGCTTGAACATGGACGATTACGTGTCCATCACCAGCTACACGCACCATCCGTTTTATGAGAAGTTTGTACTGGAAATTCCCGATAATTGGTTGCACGTCCAGAGCTACAATTTGCCCATCGAGGAATTGATGCGCGTGATGGAAGAGTCGGTGATGAATGGCTACTCATTTGCATGGGGTGCAGATGTATCGGAAAAGGGTTTTGCCTTCAGAGAGGGGTTGGCAATTCTTCCGGAAGACGAATCGACCATTGATGTAAAGGGAAAAGACAACAACCAGTTTAACGATGCAGGTGCAGACAAAATCTCCAATGCTTTTGAAACACCTGTAAAGCAATTGGATGTGGATCAGGAAATGCGCCAAGAGCAATTTGACAATTGGCAAACCACCGACGATCATGGTATGCAAATCACGGGAATCGTAGAAGACCAAAACGGCGACAAGTACTTCCTCGTGAAGAACTCTTGGGGAACGAAGTACAACAACCTCGACGGCTACTTCTTTGCCAGCGAAGCTTACGCAAAGTTGAAAACGATGAACATCTACCTCCACAAAGATGCCATCCCGAAAGACATTGCGAAGAAATTAGGACTATAA
- a CDS encoding ABC transporter ATP-binding protein: MNNEPILRIRELTKNYKSGSRQLTVLNKVSLDVKRGSTCAIVGPSGSGKTTLLGLSAGLDVPSSGSVTLNGISLDKLSEDEKAQVRSAHVGFIFQSFNLLPTLTALENVMIPLELKGDKKARKKANDLLEKVGLADRGGHYPTQLSGGEQQRVSIARAFANEPSILFADEPTGNLDGETGTTIEELIFRLNTDAGTTLILVTHDLDLAQRAGRIIHMKNGKLFSDTLADSVS, encoded by the coding sequence ATGAATAACGAGCCCATTTTACGGATACGCGAACTTACGAAGAACTACAAAAGCGGATCTCGACAGTTGACTGTACTCAACAAAGTGAGTCTCGATGTGAAACGCGGATCTACTTGCGCAATTGTGGGGCCTTCAGGGAGTGGTAAGACCACCTTGCTAGGACTCTCGGCGGGCCTAGACGTACCTTCCTCGGGCTCGGTTACCCTCAACGGAATTTCGCTCGACAAACTCAGCGAGGATGAAAAAGCACAGGTGCGCAGTGCTCATGTGGGGTTTATTTTTCAAAGTTTCAACCTGCTTCCTACGCTTACTGCCTTAGAAAATGTCATGATTCCATTGGAATTGAAGGGTGACAAAAAGGCTCGAAAAAAGGCAAATGACTTGCTCGAAAAAGTAGGATTGGCCGATAGAGGAGGCCACTACCCCACCCAGCTTTCAGGCGGGGAGCAGCAAAGAGTGTCGATTGCACGGGCTTTTGCCAATGAGCCTTCTATACTCTTCGCCGATGAGCCCACTGGAAATCTAGACGGCGAGACGGGCACCACCATAGAAGAATTGATCTTCCGACTCAATACCGATGCCGGAACGACATTGATCCTCGTTACCCACGACCTTGATCTGGCGCAACGCGCCGGACGGATAATACACATGAAAAACGGAAAATTGTTTTCCGACACCTTAGCCGACTCCGTATCGTGA
- a CDS encoding LysR family transcriptional regulator has product MNYTIHQLQIFLKVVQTRSITKASEELFMTQPAVSIQLKKLQDQFEIPLTEVIGRQLYITDFGKEIAVIAERMVQELESINYKTQAFQGIVTGKLRISAASTGKYVIPFFLTEFLEKHKGIDLLLDVTNKTKVVDSLKKNEIDFALVSVLPEKLNVEEEILIENKLYFIGNQVERKENKPLIYREEGSATRASMESYFVSREGQQRKQMELTSNEAVKQAVIAGLGYSIMPLIGIQNELLNGQMHILEAEGLPITTEWRLIWLKGKKLSPVALTYLEFVRAEKQRILIDHFDWYMKYEQASGK; this is encoded by the coding sequence ATGAACTATACCATTCATCAGCTTCAAATATTTCTGAAAGTTGTACAGACACGTAGTATTACCAAAGCTTCGGAAGAGTTATTTATGACTCAGCCTGCCGTATCCATACAGTTAAAAAAGTTGCAAGACCAATTCGAGATTCCGCTGACAGAGGTTATCGGTCGGCAGCTATATATCACTGATTTTGGAAAAGAAATAGCAGTGATCGCCGAGCGCATGGTACAGGAATTGGAAAGTATTAATTATAAAACTCAGGCTTTCCAGGGCATCGTGACGGGAAAGCTGCGCATTTCTGCTGCCTCTACCGGTAAGTATGTCATTCCATTCTTTTTAACGGAGTTTCTCGAAAAACACAAGGGAATAGACCTCTTACTGGACGTGACGAACAAAACAAAGGTGGTTGATAGCCTGAAAAAGAATGAGATCGATTTTGCCTTGGTGTCTGTATTGCCCGAAAAGTTGAATGTAGAAGAAGAAATCCTGATTGAAAACAAGCTTTATTTCATCGGAAATCAAGTGGAGAGAAAGGAGAACAAGCCCCTTATCTATAGGGAAGAGGGCTCTGCCACAAGGGCTTCGATGGAATCCTATTTTGTTTCTCGTGAAGGACAGCAGCGAAAGCAGATGGAGCTTACTTCAAACGAGGCCGTAAAACAAGCAGTTATCGCAGGACTGGGCTATTCCATAATGCCTTTAATTGGGATACAAAATGAACTGCTAAACGGGCAAATGCATATTCTAGAAGCCGAGGGATTGCCTATCACAACAGAATGGAGATTGATTTGGCTGAAAGGGAAAAAGCTATCTCCCGTGGCTCTAACCTATCTTGAATTTGTCAGGGCAGAAAAACAAAGAATACTAATCGATCATTTTGATTGGTATATGAAGTATGAGCAAGCCTCTGGAAAGTAG
- a CDS encoding proton-conducting transporter membrane subunit: MNQSLISLIAVASPVIFALTALVSWFERGLRPSTVKKMAVVSTWISIVIAAISGFFVFEYGMLETSFIDIEGLGLSLRFDSVSTLMFGMIALIGFIVVRFSLNYLDGDERQGAFIGRLAATMASVQLLVLSGNLAILFLSWVLTSMSLHRLLVFYKERPGAIISARKKFILARLGDACLLAATVLLYTLYGTGNLESIFDSLQTAIASGQTPEGIETVAGLLAGAALLKSAQFPTHGWLIEVMETPTPVSALLHAGLLNAGPFLIIRMAYVMDASTYASMVLIGIGGFTALFASVVFLTQTSVKTALAYSSIAHMGFSLMTCGLGAYAAAMLHLVAHSFYKAHSFLSSGSVIDTIRSAKVKSAKRIGSPVRIALGILLGLGVYTGFAILWGIDPIKERSLLIIGGIIALGLSRLFTSALDSNGSMKLILRASFLSLVVTTAFFTLESGMHFILANELPVLAIPGTPETILMGGILLIFTGTVFIQIIAPLISTSPFTRAWAIHLRNGLYVNTVFDRTVRSLYSHGTERKPQVIESLEQINHQQVEIKKPLVETV; encoded by the coding sequence ATGAATCAATCCTTAATATCTCTGATTGCAGTAGCATCACCTGTAATATTTGCTCTTACTGCTTTGGTTTCGTGGTTTGAGCGAGGTTTACGTCCGTCTACTGTGAAAAAGATGGCAGTAGTCTCCACTTGGATCAGCATTGTAATAGCCGCAATCAGCGGTTTTTTTGTGTTCGAGTATGGAATGCTTGAAACTTCGTTTATTGACATAGAAGGCCTTGGCCTCAGCTTGCGTTTTGATTCGGTGAGCACCCTAATGTTTGGCATGATTGCACTCATTGGTTTTATCGTGGTGCGCTTTAGCCTGAACTACTTAGATGGCGACGAAAGACAAGGTGCATTTATCGGCCGGCTTGCGGCCACTATGGCATCCGTTCAACTTCTGGTTCTTTCTGGGAATCTCGCCATTCTTTTTCTATCATGGGTTCTCACCAGCATGTCTCTGCATCGCCTTTTGGTTTTTTACAAAGAGCGACCGGGCGCGATCATCTCCGCGCGTAAAAAGTTTATCCTTGCGCGGTTGGGTGATGCTTGTCTCCTAGCAGCGACCGTTTTGCTCTACACTCTCTATGGTACAGGCAATCTGGAAAGCATTTTTGATTCACTACAAACAGCCATTGCCTCAGGTCAAACTCCCGAAGGAATTGAAACTGTTGCAGGTCTGCTCGCAGGAGCCGCATTGCTAAAGTCCGCACAATTTCCTACGCATGGTTGGTTAATAGAGGTGATGGAAACACCGACTCCGGTGTCGGCGTTGCTGCATGCAGGATTACTCAACGCAGGACCATTTCTTATCATCAGAATGGCCTACGTCATGGACGCGAGTACTTATGCGTCAATGGTACTAATCGGCATTGGAGGGTTTACTGCACTGTTTGCGTCAGTCGTCTTCCTTACTCAAACCTCAGTCAAGACGGCCTTGGCTTATTCAAGCATCGCTCACATGGGTTTCAGCTTAATGACTTGCGGACTCGGGGCTTATGCAGCAGCTATGCTGCACTTGGTAGCCCACTCCTTCTATAAAGCTCATTCATTCCTATCATCGGGTAGTGTGATTGACACCATTCGATCAGCCAAAGTAAAATCGGCTAAAAGGATTGGTAGCCCTGTTAGAATTGCACTTGGAATACTACTAGGTCTTGGTGTTTACACTGGATTCGCTATCCTTTGGGGAATTGACCCGATAAAAGAACGTTCGCTTCTAATAATCGGCGGAATAATAGCATTGGGGCTTTCCAGACTCTTTACTTCCGCATTGGATTCGAATGGAAGCATGAAGTTGATTTTGAGGGCATCTTTTCTTTCTCTCGTTGTCACGACTGCATTCTTTACCTTGGAATCGGGAATGCACTTCATATTGGCAAATGAGCTGCCCGTATTGGCCATTCCAGGAACACCGGAAACCATTCTAATGGGTGGTATCCTACTGATTTTCACAGGCACAGTATTTATCCAAATCATTGCCCCCCTCATTTCGACATCACCATTCACTAGAGCTTGGGCGATCCATTTGAGAAATGGTTTATATGTAAATACCGTTTTTGACCGAACGGTGCGTTCGCTATACTCTCATGGAACAGAGCGCAAACCTCAAGTGATAGAGAGCCTTGAGCAAATCAATCACCAACAGGTAGAAATCAAAAAACCTCTAGTTGAGACCGTCTAA